One Lutzomyia longipalpis isolate SR_M1_2022 chromosome 4, ASM2433408v1 DNA segment encodes these proteins:
- the LOC129796270 gene encoding uncharacterized protein LOC129796270: MEKIPQLCLFLLIGLAISSTTNGASILNKRGVAESEAPKPKYCQNNSPCGWGIYTPFTRQVDYFMKNTCVCEEHKQCVRTDDDLSVSAYVYRCRDLGQRKKVDNS, translated from the exons atggagaaaatcccGCAATTGTGTCTATTTCTACTGATTGGACTGGCTATTAGTTCAACAACAAATGGTGCATCAATCTTGAATAAG aggGGTGTGGCCGAAAGTGAAGCTccaaagccaaaatattgtcAAAACAACTCACCGTGTGGCTGGGGTATTTACACACCATTTACACGACAAGTAGACTACTTCATGAAGAATACATGCGTCTGTGAGGAGCACAAGCAGTGCGTCCGTACAGATGATGATCTCTCCGTAAGTGCCTACGTGTACAGATGCAGGGACCTTGGGCAGAGGAAGAAAGTTGACAATTCCTGA
- the LOC129796274 gene encoding mitochondrial import inner membrane translocase subunit Tim10, producing MAAAQLKPSEQAKLQMMQEMEIEMMSDLYNRMTNSCHRKCIPPKYSESDLGKGENVCIDRCVAKFLDIHERIGKKLTAMSVQDEDLMKKMGQEAKQ from the exons ATGGCAGCAGCACAGCTAAAACCGTCGGAGCAGGCAAAGCTGCAGATGATGCAGGAGATGGAGATTGAGATGATGTCAGATTTGTACAATAGAATGACAAATTCCTGCCACCGGAAGTGCATTCCTCCCAAATACAGTGAATCAGACCTTG GTAAAGGTGAGAATGTCTGCATAGATCGGTGTGTGGCAAAATTCCTGGATATTCATGAGCGCATCGGGAAGAAATTGACAGCAATGTCGGTCCAGGATGAGGATCTGATGAAGAAAATGGGCCAAGAGGCGAAGCAGTag
- the LOC129796277 gene encoding uncharacterized protein LOC129796277 has product MKLGKLGKIGVGWTVITAAGIYAFVISKRSIDKRRHESMKVRERMKKANFGEYPASSRKFD; this is encoded by the exons ATGAAACtaggaaaattaggaaaaatcgGCGTCGGTTG GACAGTGATAACAGCAGCTGGGATATACGCATTCGTAATCTCAAAGCGTTCAATTGATAAGCGTCGTCATGAGAGTATGAAAGTACGAGAGCGTATGAAGAAAGCAAATTTTGGAGAATACCCAGCGAGTTCCCGGAAATTTGACTGA